A single Phycisphaeraceae bacterium DNA region contains:
- a CDS encoding DPP IV N-terminal domain-containing protein, with protein MVKMCVAADHRVRRIRASVGAVRLRGVAVALVALGVVSSVVSGAVAWERFDDLPRADAVRKAQSAAAGLHRVGRSEVRFAPDGRSVAWREGSEWLTLDLPPRGEPSVLEVAPEWPAWSAPSSPFPQVPPPPPAPGRGFQSLSATAPDGRRVALFRAGNVVITGGAGGDIQVTTEGSPGPRGVRFGNASWVYGEELDQTTAMWWSPDGRFLAYYRFDDREVVEVPMLTGVETVRPSVVMLPFPKAGESNPIAQLEVFDTEQNRRIPIEVGDDREQYIHDIVWTPDSRFLLFNRMGRHQNRLEVMVADPRTGESRPLIVETQETWQHHRPERTFLSDGRRFLWVSERSGHRQFELWDVDAGLVRTLTDGDFPVQAIVRLDEAAGVLWYTAMASETRLNPQLMQVSLDGSAPRRLTPGDRHYGSFTIAPDGRWFTAVEQFVDLAPEFVLFSAEAPEVAPRVLREREENPWGARGLRAPEFFTCLAADGETVLYGVLHKPSNFDPSKKYPLLMDVYAGPGVQTVNSRAATPDPRSEFGMLIAKVDNRGTPGRGKAFEGATYLRLGGPDIDDQAAAARCLAERPYVDGSRIAITGHSYGGYATIMALLRYPEVFSVGVAGAAVTDWRQYDTIYTERYMRTPKENAEGYDAGSAVRLAPRLRGRLMLIHGMVDDNVHVTNLFEFAHALQRANRPFDMMIFPTADHGVRGPAVEGVKWSYLLKHLGLMAQDGDAKASLEAPSQGAEEDRSLEVIEP; from the coding sequence ATGGTGAAGATGTGCGTCGCGGCCGATCATCGTGTTCGCCGCATTCGGGCGAGTGTCGGCGCGGTTCGGCTGCGCGGCGTGGCGGTGGCGCTTGTTGCACTCGGCGTGGTCTCGAGCGTGGTCTCGGGCGCGGTCGCGTGGGAGCGCTTTGACGATCTTCCTCGCGCCGACGCTGTGCGCAAGGCGCAGAGCGCCGCGGCGGGGCTTCATCGTGTCGGCCGGAGTGAGGTGCGATTCGCGCCCGATGGCCGGAGCGTCGCGTGGCGCGAAGGTTCGGAGTGGCTGACGCTCGACCTTCCACCGCGCGGTGAGCCGAGCGTGCTCGAGGTTGCGCCGGAGTGGCCCGCGTGGAGTGCGCCATCATCGCCGTTCCCGCAGGTGCCACCGCCTCCACCAGCGCCGGGGCGAGGCTTCCAGTCGCTCTCCGCCACAGCGCCCGATGGACGCCGGGTTGCCCTGTTTCGTGCAGGGAATGTCGTCATCACCGGTGGCGCGGGCGGCGACATTCAGGTGACCACGGAGGGTTCACCGGGTCCGCGCGGTGTGCGCTTCGGCAACGCGAGCTGGGTCTATGGAGAGGAACTCGATCAGACCACCGCAATGTGGTGGTCACCCGACGGGCGCTTCCTCGCCTACTACCGCTTCGACGATCGCGAAGTGGTCGAGGTGCCCATGCTCACCGGCGTCGAGACGGTGCGCCCGAGCGTGGTGATGCTTCCCTTCCCGAAGGCGGGCGAGTCGAATCCCATCGCGCAGCTCGAGGTCTTCGATACGGAGCAGAATCGGCGAATCCCGATCGAGGTCGGCGATGATCGTGAGCAGTACATCCATGACATCGTGTGGACGCCGGACAGTCGCTTCCTGCTCTTCAACCGCATGGGGCGACACCAGAATCGACTCGAGGTGATGGTGGCCGATCCGCGCACGGGCGAATCCAGGCCGCTGATCGTCGAGACTCAGGAGACATGGCAGCACCACCGACCGGAGCGGACCTTTCTCAGCGATGGTCGTCGTTTCCTCTGGGTCTCCGAGCGAAGCGGCCATCGGCAGTTCGAGCTCTGGGATGTCGACGCCGGACTGGTTCGGACACTCACCGATGGCGACTTCCCCGTGCAGGCGATCGTGAGGCTCGACGAAGCGGCGGGGGTGCTCTGGTACACGGCCATGGCCAGCGAGACACGCCTCAACCCCCAACTCATGCAGGTGTCACTCGATGGCTCGGCGCCAAGGCGCCTGACACCAGGTGATCGCCACTACGGCAGCTTCACGATCGCCCCCGATGGCCGGTGGTTCACCGCGGTCGAGCAATTCGTCGATCTTGCGCCGGAGTTCGTGCTCTTCTCGGCGGAGGCGCCCGAGGTCGCTCCCAGGGTGCTTCGCGAGAGAGAGGAGAACCCCTGGGGCGCTCGTGGACTTCGGGCGCCGGAGTTCTTCACCTGTCTGGCCGCCGACGGCGAGACCGTCCTCTACGGCGTGCTGCACAAACCCTCGAACTTCGATCCGTCGAAGAAGTACCCGCTCCTGATGGATGTCTACGCGGGACCGGGTGTCCAGACGGTGAACTCAAGGGCCGCAACGCCGGATCCGCGCAGCGAGTTCGGAATGCTCATCGCGAAGGTCGACAATCGCGGCACACCGGGCCGAGGCAAGGCCTTCGAAGGAGCCACCTACCTGCGGTTGGGTGGACCCGACATCGACGACCAGGCGGCGGCGGCGCGCTGCCTCGCCGAGCGGCCCTATGTCGACGGCTCGCGCATTGCCATCACGGGCCACAGCTACGGGGGTTACGCCACCATCATGGCGCTCCTGCGCTATCCCGAGGTCTTCTCCGTCGGTGTGGCCGGCGCTGCCGTCACCGACTGGCGGCAGTACGACACCATCTACACCGAGCGCTACATGCGCACGCCGAAGGAGAACGCCGAGGGATATGACGCCGGCAGCGCCGTCCGGCTCGCGCCGCGCCTGCGTGGTCGGCTGATGCTCATCCACGGGATGGTGGACGACAATGTTCATGTGACGAATCTCTTCGAGTTCGCGCATGCTCTTCAGCGCGCGAATCGGCCCTTCGACATGATGATCTTCCCGACGGCTGATCACGGCGTTCGTGGTCCCGCGGTCGAAGGTGTGAAGTGGTCCTACCTGCTGAAGCACCTCGGGCTCATGGCGCAGGACGGCGACGCGAAGGCGTCGCTCGAGGCACCGAGCCAGGGCGCGGAGGAAGATCGCTCGTTGGAGGTCATCGAACCGTGA
- a CDS encoding sugar kinase: protein MPLLVTGTIGIDTLHAPTGQAERVLGGSCAYFAAAASFLTPVRVVGAVGGDWPQEHRTQLEHFKNVSLDGLEVRPQSRTFAWGGRYLDDMNRRETLFTELGVLEEVPPKVPVSFRDSRHVFLGNTHPAVQLDLLQHFPDRQIAVCDTMDLWINIARPELMRLFAEVDGVVLNDQEATQLTEIRNAVSAGRAILDMGPSFVVVKKGEHGAVLVHRDGVATLPAFPADHAQVVDPTGAGDSFAGGLMGHLAATGRRDLEAIQGGLAWGTVLASFTIESFGLDRLRRLDRGQIDDRMRAFQRLTRVG, encoded by the coding sequence ATGCCACTCCTGGTGACTGGAACGATCGGGATCGACACCCTGCATGCACCGACAGGGCAGGCGGAGCGCGTGCTCGGTGGAAGCTGCGCGTACTTCGCCGCGGCGGCGAGCTTTCTCACTCCCGTGCGCGTGGTCGGCGCGGTCGGGGGCGATTGGCCGCAGGAGCATCGGACGCAACTCGAACACTTCAAGAACGTCTCGCTTGATGGTCTTGAAGTGCGCCCGCAGAGCCGCACCTTTGCCTGGGGCGGGCGCTACCTCGACGACATGAATCGGCGAGAAACGCTCTTCACGGAGCTTGGCGTGCTTGAAGAGGTGCCGCCGAAGGTGCCGGTTTCATTTCGAGACAGCCGACATGTCTTTCTCGGGAACACGCACCCTGCGGTGCAGTTGGACCTCCTCCAGCACTTCCCGGATCGCCAGATCGCCGTCTGCGACACGATGGACCTGTGGATCAACATCGCGCGGCCCGAGCTCATGCGTCTCTTCGCCGAGGTCGATGGCGTGGTGCTCAATGATCAGGAGGCGACGCAGCTCACGGAGATCCGCAATGCGGTCAGTGCGGGGCGTGCGATCCTTGACATGGGGCCATCCTTCGTGGTGGTGAAGAAGGGAGAGCACGGGGCGGTGCTCGTGCACCGGGATGGCGTGGCGACGCTGCCTGCGTTCCCCGCCGATCACGCGCAGGTGGTGGACCCGACCGGTGCTGGCGACTCCTTTGCCGGGGGCCTCATGGGGCACCTCGCCGCAACGGGACGGCGGGACCTCGAGGCGATTCAGGGGGGGCTCGCGTGGGGCACGGTGCTCGCCAGTTTCACGATCGAGTCGTTTGGGCTCGATCGACTTCGCCGGCTGGATCGCGGGCAGATCGACGATCGCATGCGAGCCTTCCAGCGACTGACACGCGTGGGCTGA
- a CDS encoding HU family DNA-binding protein, with amino-acid sequence MATSTAKARSKGATIAEIVKSTGLPRKQVVAVLDSLITIMKKDLGKRGPGVFKLMGLLKLTTVIKPATKARMGRNPFTGEEVMIKAKPASRKVRARALKALNAMV; translated from the coding sequence ATGGCCACTTCCACCGCAAAGGCTCGCAGCAAGGGCGCCACCATCGCCGAAATCGTCAAGAGCACGGGTCTGCCCCGCAAGCAGGTCGTCGCGGTGCTCGACTCGCTCATCACCATCATGAAGAAGGACCTCGGCAAGCGCGGCCCCGGCGTCTTCAAGCTCATGGGCCTGCTCAAGCTCACCACCGTCATCAAGCCCGCCACGAAGGCGCGCATGGGCCGCAACCCGTTCACGGGCGAGGAGGTCATGATCAAGGCCAAGCCCGCGTCGCGCAAGGTTCGCGCTCGTGCGCTCAAGGCGCTCAACGCGATGGTCTGA
- the murQ gene encoding N-acetylmuramic acid 6-phosphate etherase has protein sequence MSELPPDRAHVTTEGRHPRSLELDRCSASEIVALVAEDAIDGVHQVARAAAAIGAFADAVAERLVQGGRLIYAGAGTSGRLGVLDASECPPTFRSDPSQVVGIIAGGDGALRRSSEGREDEWHGIAPDFERLEVGPRDAFLGIAAGGTTPFVLGAIELAKARGALTGLLTCFPGARVEGCDHRLDLHTGPEILTGSTRLKAGTATKVALNAISTAVFVRLGKVHGNLMVDLAATNDKLMDRAIRILREFDESLDRGEAAAAIDAAGRSLKVAIVMRCACVDRAEAERRLHAARGSLRRALEA, from the coding sequence GTGAGCGAGCTTCCGCCCGATCGTGCCCATGTCACGACCGAGGGAAGGCATCCTCGCTCGCTCGAACTTGACCGTTGTTCGGCGAGCGAGATCGTGGCGCTCGTCGCCGAGGATGCGATCGACGGCGTCCACCAGGTGGCACGGGCCGCCGCCGCGATCGGCGCCTTCGCCGACGCGGTCGCCGAGCGATTGGTACAGGGAGGGCGATTGATCTACGCCGGCGCGGGCACCAGCGGTCGCCTTGGAGTCCTCGACGCCAGCGAGTGTCCGCCGACCTTCAGAAGCGATCCGTCGCAGGTCGTGGGGATCATCGCGGGCGGAGATGGCGCATTGCGCCGCAGCAGCGAGGGGCGCGAGGATGAATGGCACGGCATCGCGCCGGACTTCGAGCGCCTCGAGGTGGGGCCGCGCGACGCCTTTCTCGGGATTGCCGCCGGTGGAACCACGCCCTTCGTGCTTGGGGCAATCGAACTCGCCAAAGCGCGAGGGGCGTTGACCGGGCTTCTCACCTGCTTTCCGGGGGCGCGAGTGGAGGGCTGCGATCATCGCCTCGATCTCCACACGGGCCCGGAGATCCTCACCGGCAGCACGCGCCTGAAGGCGGGCACCGCCACGAAGGTGGCGCTCAACGCGATCTCCACCGCCGTCTTCGTTCGGCTCGGCAAGGTGCACGGCAATCTGATGGTCGACCTCGCGGCGACGAACGACAAGCTCATGGATCGGGCGATTCGCATTCTTCGGGAGTTCGATGAGTCGCTTGATCGAGGCGAAGCCGCGGCCGCCATCGACGCCGCCGGGCGCTCGCTCAAGGTCGCCATCGTGATGCGCTGCGCGTGCGTCGATCGGGCCGAGGCGGAGCGTCGACTTCATGCGGCGCGCGGCTCGCTGCGTCGCGCGCTCGAAGCGTGA
- a CDS encoding UDP-glucose/GDP-mannose dehydrogenase family protein, translated as MNLTMVGSGYVGLVTGACFAETGNNVMCLDVDERKIAMLKRGESPIYEPGLSEMILRNAQAGRLHFTTSKREAYEHGDAIFICVGTPSDEDGSADLKYVLAVASDIGEELERLGASGAAKVVVVKSTVPVGTSHKVRDVIRSKTKVAFHIADNPEFLKEGDAINDFMKPDRVVVGVEHDDAGRLMRELYEPFVRQGNPIFVMDVRSAEMVKYASNAMLACKISFINEIANLCERYGANITSVREGMCADRRIGNQFLYPGLGYGGSCFPKDTQAVVQMGRAAGFPCKLNEAVHVVNQDQRQHFWTKVEEELGKDLRGKTLAFWGVAFKPRTDDIREAPAIALMKKAVAAGAKVRAYDPVALENLAKEYPAAECVNDLYEVLDGADALVISTEWNEFRSPDFGQIASRLKAKIIFDGRNLYRRQHMDDLGFTYWSVGRAPVRPRSSAPAAVR; from the coding sequence ATGAACCTGACCATGGTCGGCAGCGGTTATGTCGGACTCGTCACAGGCGCGTGCTTCGCCGAGACGGGCAACAATGTGATGTGCCTCGATGTCGATGAGCGGAAGATCGCCATGCTCAAGCGCGGCGAGAGTCCGATCTACGAGCCGGGCCTCTCCGAGATGATTCTCCGCAACGCGCAGGCCGGGCGCCTCCACTTCACAACCAGCAAGCGCGAGGCCTACGAGCATGGTGATGCGATCTTCATCTGCGTGGGAACGCCAAGTGACGAGGATGGCTCAGCCGACCTCAAGTATGTGCTCGCGGTCGCGAGCGACATCGGCGAGGAGTTGGAACGGCTTGGCGCATCCGGCGCGGCAAAGGTCGTTGTCGTCAAGAGCACCGTGCCCGTTGGAACCAGCCACAAGGTGCGCGATGTCATCCGCTCGAAGACGAAGGTCGCCTTCCATATCGCCGACAATCCCGAGTTCCTCAAGGAAGGCGATGCGATCAACGACTTCATGAAGCCCGACCGCGTGGTCGTGGGAGTGGAGCATGACGACGCGGGGCGCCTGATGCGCGAGCTCTATGAGCCCTTCGTGCGCCAGGGCAACCCCATCTTCGTCATGGATGTCCGCAGCGCCGAGATGGTCAAGTACGCCTCGAACGCGATGCTCGCCTGCAAGATCTCGTTCATCAACGAGATCGCAAACCTCTGCGAGCGCTACGGCGCGAACATCACCAGCGTGCGCGAAGGCATGTGCGCCGACCGTCGCATCGGCAACCAGTTCCTCTACCCGGGCCTCGGCTACGGCGGAAGCTGCTTCCCCAAGGACACGCAGGCCGTGGTCCAGATGGGCCGCGCCGCGGGCTTCCCCTGCAAGCTCAATGAAGCGGTGCATGTGGTGAATCAGGATCAGCGCCAGCACTTCTGGACGAAGGTCGAGGAGGAGCTCGGCAAGGACCTCCGGGGGAAGACGCTGGCCTTCTGGGGGGTGGCCTTCAAGCCGAGGACCGATGACATCCGCGAGGCGCCGGCGATCGCCCTCATGAAGAAGGCTGTCGCGGCCGGCGCCAAGGTCCGGGCCTATGACCCGGTCGCCCTCGAGAATCTCGCCAAGGAATACCCGGCGGCGGAGTGCGTCAACGACCTCTACGAGGTGCTGGATGGCGCCGATGCCCTGGTCATTTCGACCGAGTGGAATGAGTTCCGCTCCCCGGACTTTGGGCAGATCGCCTCTCGGCTCAAGGCCAAGATCATCTTTGACGGCCGCAATCTCTACCGCCGCCAGCACATGGATGACCTCGGCTTCACCTACTGGTCGGTCGGGCGTGCCCCGGTTCGCCCGAGGTCCAGCGCTCCGGCGGCAGTCCGCTAG
- a CDS encoding PQQ-dependent sugar dehydrogenase, translated as MADSSLPPGFVAQTVGSGWYGLVGVNFLPDGRSLAWDYLGRVWMINADGSKQVQPVLNLIQEVGAWRDHGMLGMAIDPHFMDNGHIYLLYVVDRHHLLHFGTPEYLPNANHYYSATIGRLTRYTLKKESNFTEADPASRVVLLGESIETGVPIVHQSHGVGTLLFGEDGSLLVSTGDNSSYATTDVGGQVDFGYVEQALKEGILKPFEDVGSFRSQLLDSLCGKVLRLDPATGDGLPSNPFFDPEAPRSARSRVWALGLRNPFRVELLPETGAKTCTCRQGKTCEPGSGQPGTLLIGEVGWTAREEYNLCDAPGLNFGWPLFEGMEWHAGYAKAAIEHPLVPNPDAPRAPGEGPPHFLFRDLLIHDTPEAEPRFINPAALLQAEDGVLVGCAVANAHPGFTGAGYVSMPQLTGGSITWKAEAPEDGLYELHFRAALGGGPPRPLRVEVDGVIVAATVPFEATGSWTHYRWTSITAPLKKGVSHIRVVTTGLAGPSMDALAVVHVGEEIKEIPIGAPTFVHRRPLLDWVHWGGDLTHVAGFDGDRPVGILIGTPASGVVGVPFQGLCAIGASRIPVNGWPSQWHGVHLFGDHTLGWLKGFRLNDDGAVTEVMNFAQNQGEIVFARYNPYNESLYVVSWAQTLKRIRYAGGENLPPIVSAHASPLYGPSPLTVTLDASGSFDPEGGSLLFTWRLKNGTLIATGPVTSYVFEGRGPTRHDLILVVQDDLGAESSKTLSIWTDNTPPKVKITSLSDGDLYPMTGDTKFHLEAKFSDDEHDDLKCAWQTILHHNTHTHPEPPDSECITKTVISPLGCGEETYFFEVTLSVSDPLGLSGHDTVFLYPDCSGVVTCLGELTFDGIVDGADIATLLGMWGVKGEHIAADFNQDGLVDGADLAILLGAWGPCP; from the coding sequence GTGGCCGATTCCTCGCTTCCGCCGGGATTCGTCGCGCAAACCGTCGGTTCGGGGTGGTACGGCCTCGTCGGCGTCAACTTCCTTCCCGATGGCCGCTCGCTCGCCTGGGATTACCTCGGCCGCGTGTGGATGATCAACGCCGATGGCTCGAAGCAGGTGCAACCGGTGCTGAACCTCATCCAGGAGGTCGGCGCGTGGCGCGATCACGGCATGCTGGGCATGGCCATTGATCCCCACTTCATGGACAACGGCCACATCTACCTGCTGTATGTGGTTGATCGGCACCACCTCCTGCACTTCGGTACGCCGGAGTATCTGCCCAACGCCAATCACTACTACTCCGCGACCATTGGTCGCCTGACCCGCTACACGCTGAAGAAGGAAAGCAACTTCACCGAGGCCGATCCCGCTTCCCGTGTCGTGCTCCTGGGCGAGTCGATCGAGACGGGAGTTCCAATCGTGCATCAGAGCCACGGCGTCGGAACACTGCTGTTCGGAGAAGATGGTTCGCTCCTCGTCTCGACCGGCGACAACTCCAGCTACGCGACGACCGATGTTGGCGGCCAGGTTGACTTCGGCTATGTCGAACAGGCTCTCAAGGAGGGCATTCTGAAGCCCTTCGAAGATGTGGGCAGCTTCCGTTCGCAGCTTCTCGACTCGCTCTGCGGCAAGGTGCTTCGACTCGATCCCGCAACTGGCGATGGACTGCCGAGCAATCCCTTCTTCGATCCCGAAGCGCCACGCTCGGCGCGGAGCCGTGTCTGGGCACTGGGACTCCGCAATCCATTCCGCGTGGAGCTCCTCCCGGAAACCGGCGCCAAGACCTGCACCTGCCGCCAGGGCAAGACCTGCGAACCGGGCTCCGGCCAACCGGGCACGCTTCTGATCGGCGAGGTCGGCTGGACCGCGCGCGAGGAGTACAACCTCTGCGATGCGCCGGGACTCAACTTCGGGTGGCCGCTCTTCGAGGGCATGGAGTGGCACGCCGGATACGCGAAGGCCGCCATCGAACATCCGCTGGTTCCCAACCCCGACGCACCGAGGGCGCCGGGCGAGGGACCGCCACACTTCCTCTTCCGGGATCTGCTGATTCACGACACACCCGAGGCGGAGCCGCGGTTCATCAACCCGGCCGCCTTGCTTCAGGCTGAAGATGGTGTGCTCGTCGGATGCGCCGTGGCCAACGCCCACCCCGGATTCACCGGCGCCGGCTATGTCTCCATGCCCCAACTGACCGGTGGCTCCATCACCTGGAAGGCAGAGGCCCCTGAGGACGGCCTGTACGAGCTTCACTTCCGCGCCGCACTCGGTGGCGGACCCCCGCGCCCGCTGCGAGTTGAAGTCGATGGTGTGATCGTCGCCGCGACAGTGCCCTTCGAAGCAACAGGCTCGTGGACACATTACCGCTGGACATCGATCACAGCCCCGCTCAAGAAGGGTGTCTCACATATTCGCGTGGTCACGACCGGTCTTGCCGGCCCGTCGATGGACGCGCTGGCCGTGGTGCATGTCGGCGAAGAGATCAAAGAAATCCCCATCGGGGCGCCGACCTTCGTACATCGCCGTCCGCTGCTTGATTGGGTGCACTGGGGTGGTGATCTGACCCATGTGGCCGGCTTCGACGGAGACCGCCCGGTAGGAATCCTGATCGGCACACCTGCCTCCGGCGTCGTGGGCGTTCCCTTCCAGGGTCTCTGCGCCATCGGCGCGAGCCGCATTCCCGTGAACGGCTGGCCATCGCAGTGGCACGGCGTCCACCTCTTCGGCGATCACACTCTCGGCTGGCTCAAGGGGTTCCGGCTGAACGACGACGGTGCCGTCACCGAGGTCATGAACTTCGCCCAGAACCAGGGGGAGATCGTCTTCGCTCGATACAACCCCTACAACGAATCGCTCTATGTCGTGAGCTGGGCGCAGACGCTGAAGCGGATCCGTTACGCCGGCGGAGAGAACCTTCCCCCCATCGTCTCGGCGCACGCGTCGCCTCTGTACGGGCCGTCACCGCTGACGGTCACCCTCGACGCGAGCGGATCATTCGACCCCGAGGGTGGATCACTGCTCTTCACCTGGCGCCTGAAGAATGGCACGCTCATCGCCACGGGCCCGGTGACGAGCTATGTCTTCGAAGGCCGCGGTCCCACGCGCCACGACCTGATCCTTGTCGTGCAGGATGACCTCGGCGCGGAGTCATCGAAGACGCTCTCAATCTGGACCGACAACACGCCACCCAAGGTGAAGATCACCAGCCTCTCCGACGGCGATCTCTACCCGATGACGGGCGACACCAAGTTCCATCTTGAAGCGAAGTTCTCCGACGACGAGCATGATGACCTGAAGTGCGCATGGCAGACGATCCTTCACCACAACACGCACACCCATCCCGAGCCGCCCGACTCCGAGTGCATCACCAAGACGGTGATCTCTCCGCTCGGCTGCGGCGAAGAGACCTACTTCTTTGAAGTCACGCTGTCTGTCAGCGACCCGCTCGGCCTCTCGGGCCACGACACAGTCTTCCTCTATCCGGACTGCTCGGGGGTCGTCACCTGCCTCGGTGAGCTGACTTTCGACGGCATCGTCGATGGCGCCGACATCGCCACTCTTCTCGGGATGTGGGGCGTGAAGGGCGAGCACATCGCGGCCGACTTCAACCAGGACGGCCTCGTCGATGGGGCCGATCTCGCCATCCTGCTCGGGGCGTGGGGCCCCTGCCCATGA